A genomic stretch from Rubripirellula reticaptiva includes:
- a CDS encoding ExbD/TolR family protein encodes MSIEVICSQCSTVHHVNDRMAGRTVHCPNCDAVVPVPEPIVALDDTDDSIEVEAVDASEIVGANTENARSTEADIDVESARAESTEGQFSDAMIPSISGLEDDEEDQVLARNKRPEEEMDMTPMVDVTFLLLIFFMVTAAFSLQKSIEMPRQQTDAPSTNSEPEETEDLDMVEVQVDEFGSFLVMAPEWERETPGKQNLISTLKEAAGNNNDGMRLVIKVHESAKLFALVDAMDAGTIAGYAELEVTQVEEFD; translated from the coding sequence ATGTCGATCGAAGTCATTTGTTCGCAGTGCAGCACCGTCCATCATGTCAATGATCGGATGGCAGGCCGCACTGTGCACTGCCCAAACTGTGACGCGGTCGTGCCTGTGCCCGAACCAATCGTTGCCCTCGACGACACGGATGACTCGATCGAAGTCGAAGCAGTGGACGCCAGCGAAATCGTTGGCGCGAATACCGAAAACGCCCGCAGCACCGAGGCTGATATCGACGTCGAATCAGCTCGCGCCGAGTCAACTGAAGGGCAATTCAGCGATGCGATGATCCCGTCGATTTCGGGACTCGAGGATGACGAAGAGGACCAGGTTCTTGCTCGGAACAAACGTCCCGAAGAAGAAATGGACATGACGCCGATGGTCGACGTGACCTTCTTGTTGCTGATTTTCTTCATGGTCACGGCGGCGTTTAGTTTGCAAAAATCGATCGAGATGCCTCGCCAACAAACCGACGCGCCTAGCACGAATTCGGAACCCGAAGAAACCGAAGACCTGGACATGGTCGAGGTCCAAGTCGACGAATTCGGAAGCTTCTTGGTGATGGCTCCGGAATGGGAACGAGAAACGCCCGGCAAACAAAACTTGATCTCAACTCTCAAAGAAGCTGCGGGCAATAACAACGATGGCATGCGATTGGTCATCAAAGTTCATGAATCGGCAAAGCTGTTCGCTTTGGTCGATGCCATGGATGCCGGAACGATCGCCGGCTATGCCGAACTGGAAGTCACCCAAGTCGAAGAATTTGACTGA
- a CDS encoding outer membrane protein assembly factor BamB family protein: protein MLAKELIDRLERLGLLDQEIIEALREQLEQGGTRVTPEAVAKLLVDNGQLTHFQASKLIGELRSGQYESDEVVEVGLAEEELGVVGEEFGDVVEVEEAGVYDAEPVAVEAVAVEAVATDSGRSGSNGDSPPANRPRSSRRKPDPQKSVWDSFKIYGYLGIIALLILTGAGIMFVLSRENADEVIGNANKLYDQQNYQGAQDAYTGFLKSFGEEHQYSSLSRTRITMTEMYKAAQFKQEPWQAVDLAKEKLPIIAEEEGMNEERGNLAALLVDIAANMATSAGKAKETSEKESLLAKLDEHLVLMENPLYMPTSMRATLAGQIKRVEEAHERVKRDISRNKRLDAAEASMKASLETKDTKAAYDTRTELLRDFPELQNDERLVSLIREASGIQQTLVAPSSKLPKMVTQAPEGDSIKQIVLTTLAGKAAPDLRGETLYLRAGGSILAFDGEKGKLRWRKFVGYSKDLPPVRIGSGDGVLLSDASHNEVFRCDAENGKVSWRSQVEEPFYEPISIKDDVFVSSKSGRLISLDSESGDANWATQIPQGLEVGPGVDQRVSRAYLPGNHSNLYLINTRDGSCLESFYIGHREGTIAVPPVPLLGHVFVIENAGTDYANVHVLRVDETGQKMRIAQPAFRVTGNVRVPPIIQGRRLIVLTDRGEVMVYDIEPTAEREQVTVAAKLPAFYDQPTATQMAVGRTAMWITGTRVGRYELQINTGRVVRDWSLHELDTFIGRPFASDDTLVHARVLRGTSAIRVTAANPKTGEEIWRTDVGVPVSMIRAAPSGGYHVVTSQAALFELDRESLASGSTQGPIENPGKNAVGIRFEDPIAIDDTRVVMVNQSGGQSNLVYDPSRETEKLRQVTMQLPDGKPSGGGIVAGGGLFLPLDSGRAVLAKIQTGAMMATPFQPASDPVASVQWTRPVALPDDADQVVVADSRKKIYRIRIAEQLRELASKDVEYKFLGPAAGVEGTYIASTAGPAADFLVGFDLTSLNESFKTLLDGRIAWGPVAAGKWCLIETEDRILRGFSSDGVEKFQIELPEGRPVGQPVVVGDAIVLAGQSGWLIALDPVTGKLNGKIDLGQPLSASPLKVGNSLLVPGAEGVIYITEIPSE from the coding sequence ATGCTTGCTAAAGAATTGATCGATCGACTCGAACGGCTCGGGTTGCTCGACCAGGAGATCATCGAAGCCCTCCGCGAACAACTCGAACAAGGTGGCACGCGGGTTACGCCCGAAGCCGTCGCAAAGTTGTTAGTCGACAACGGCCAACTGACGCACTTTCAAGCGTCCAAGTTGATCGGCGAACTGCGCAGTGGCCAATACGAATCCGATGAAGTCGTCGAAGTCGGACTGGCCGAGGAAGAATTGGGCGTTGTCGGTGAAGAATTTGGGGACGTCGTCGAAGTCGAGGAAGCCGGCGTCTATGATGCGGAACCGGTTGCTGTTGAAGCCGTCGCCGTCGAAGCTGTCGCAACGGACAGTGGGCGAAGCGGTAGCAACGGTGACTCGCCGCCAGCCAACCGACCGCGTTCATCTCGCCGCAAACCAGACCCTCAAAAATCGGTTTGGGACTCTTTCAAGATCTATGGTTATCTAGGAATCATTGCGCTGCTGATCCTGACTGGTGCAGGCATCATGTTCGTGCTTAGTCGCGAAAACGCCGACGAAGTTATCGGCAACGCGAACAAACTGTACGACCAACAGAACTATCAAGGCGCCCAAGATGCTTACACCGGTTTTCTGAAGTCGTTCGGCGAAGAACACCAGTACTCGTCGCTGTCCAGAACTCGCATCACGATGACAGAGATGTACAAGGCAGCGCAGTTCAAACAGGAACCGTGGCAAGCCGTTGACCTAGCGAAAGAGAAGTTACCGATCATCGCCGAAGAAGAAGGCATGAACGAGGAACGGGGCAACTTGGCCGCATTGCTGGTCGACATCGCTGCAAACATGGCCACATCGGCGGGTAAGGCAAAGGAAACTTCCGAAAAGGAGAGCTTACTAGCGAAACTGGACGAGCATCTCGTGTTGATGGAAAATCCACTCTACATGCCAACGTCGATGCGGGCGACATTAGCGGGCCAGATCAAACGCGTCGAGGAAGCTCATGAACGCGTCAAACGCGACATCAGCCGGAACAAACGACTCGATGCAGCGGAGGCTTCGATGAAGGCCTCGTTAGAAACGAAGGACACGAAGGCAGCCTACGACACACGCACCGAATTGTTACGGGATTTCCCCGAACTGCAAAATGACGAGCGATTGGTGTCCCTGATCCGCGAGGCCAGTGGGATCCAACAAACCTTGGTGGCGCCCTCGTCGAAGTTACCCAAAATGGTGACTCAAGCCCCCGAAGGCGACTCGATCAAACAAATTGTATTGACGACTCTGGCCGGCAAGGCCGCGCCGGACCTGCGAGGCGAAACGCTGTACCTGCGAGCCGGCGGGTCGATCTTGGCGTTCGACGGCGAGAAAGGGAAATTGCGTTGGCGCAAGTTCGTCGGCTATTCCAAAGACTTGCCGCCCGTTCGGATCGGCAGCGGTGATGGCGTGCTGCTTAGCGATGCATCCCACAACGAAGTTTTCCGATGCGATGCCGAAAACGGGAAAGTATCGTGGCGTTCGCAAGTCGAAGAACCGTTCTACGAACCAATCTCGATCAAAGACGACGTTTTCGTATCTAGCAAGTCGGGCCGATTGATTTCGCTGGATTCCGAATCAGGCGATGCCAATTGGGCGACCCAAATCCCGCAAGGCTTAGAAGTCGGCCCCGGTGTCGACCAACGGGTTAGCCGAGCCTACTTGCCGGGCAACCACAGCAACCTGTATCTGATCAATACTCGCGATGGTTCATGCTTGGAAAGCTTCTACATTGGCCACCGCGAAGGCACCATCGCCGTTCCTCCGGTACCCTTGCTCGGTCACGTGTTTGTGATCGAAAACGCTGGTACTGATTACGCGAACGTTCACGTGCTTCGCGTTGACGAAACGGGCCAGAAAATGCGCATCGCGCAACCGGCCTTCCGGGTGACCGGAAACGTTCGTGTTCCGCCGATCATCCAGGGACGACGTTTGATCGTGTTGACCGACCGCGGCGAAGTCATGGTCTATGACATTGAACCAACGGCCGAACGAGAACAGGTCACCGTGGCGGCCAAACTGCCTGCGTTTTATGACCAACCCACTGCAACGCAAATGGCTGTTGGCCGGACCGCAATGTGGATCACGGGAACTCGAGTGGGTCGTTACGAACTGCAAATCAATACTGGCCGTGTGGTCCGCGATTGGAGCCTACATGAGTTGGACACGTTCATTGGCCGTCCTTTTGCCAGCGACGATACGCTGGTCCATGCACGAGTCCTTCGCGGAACGTCAGCCATTCGAGTGACGGCTGCAAATCCGAAGACGGGCGAAGAGATTTGGCGAACCGACGTTGGCGTGCCGGTTTCGATGATTCGCGCAGCTCCCAGTGGCGGCTACCACGTTGTGACTAGCCAAGCGGCATTGTTCGAACTCGATCGCGAATCACTGGCGAGCGGTTCAACCCAAGGACCAATCGAAAATCCAGGAAAGAATGCGGTTGGTATTCGATTTGAAGATCCAATCGCAATTGATGACACACGGGTCGTCATGGTCAACCAATCCGGTGGTCAATCGAATTTGGTCTACGACCCAAGTCGGGAAACCGAAAAGCTTCGCCAGGTCACTATGCAATTGCCCGACGGCAAACCAAGTGGTGGCGGAATCGTCGCCGGCGGCGGCCTATTCTTACCGCTCGATTCCGGGCGGGCTGTATTGGCCAAGATCCAAACCGGCGCCATGATGGCCACGCCGTTCCAACCCGCCAGCGACCCGGTCGCCAGCGTCCAATGGACCCGGCCGGTCGCGTTACCAGACGATGCCGACCAAGTTGTGGTCGCCGACAGTCGTAAGAAGATCTACCGCATTCGGATAGCCGAACAGCTTCGCGAGCTTGCGTCGAAAGATGTCGAGTACAAGTTCTTGGGCCCAGCCGCTGGAGTCGAAGGCACCTACATCGCATCAACGGCAGGACCAGCCGCCGACTTCTTGGTCGGCTTCGATCTGACCAGCTTGAATGAATCATTCAAGACATTGCTGGATGGCCGAATCGCTTGGGGCCCCGTTGCGGCAGGGAAGTGGTGCTTGATCGAAACCGAGGATCGAATACTACGAGGCTTCTCGTCCGACGGTGTCGAGAAGTTCCAAATCGAGTTGCCCGAAGGTCGCCCAGTCGGCCAGCCTGTAGTCGTGGGTGATGCGATTGTGCTTGCCGGACAAAGCGGTTGGCTGATTGCGTTGGATCCGGTGACCGGCAAGCTAAATGGCAAGATCGACCTGGGACAACCACTCTCGGCCTCACCACTGAAAGTCGGCAACAGTCTATTGGTGCCTGGCGCTGAAGGCGTCATCTACATCACTGAAATCCCCTCGGAATAA